The nucleotide sequence tttattttttttttgttctgccTGCGCTGGTAAGATCGCTTATTTGCGTGCACACATTTATAGCTGCTTGGCTTGACAACATCAATGAGTGCACAAGTCTTAACGCAATTGGCGACCTAACAGAAACAGAGAGAAACAgagtaatattattattaacatgACCTGATAACCGTATAGCtaaaagcaacaaaatgttAATATGTAATCGCTAACATCCAGCATGGATACGCAGACCAAGAAGAAGGTGTACTATGTAAAAaacatattatattacatattaaaGCAATTCATACAGACTCTCTATGTACTCTCATATTTTGCTGAACTTATAGAATCTATtagatataaatgcatttttcagATAACTAAATCTTAAGTTATCATCTTATAACTGTTTGTCTGTATTTATGCAGGTATATGTGTATTATGTATGCATTACACATATATACTCCACATAAGTTAAATATTCATTAaagcacttacatacatacatacatatgtacatatgtatgtacgcaccaCCTGCTGcagtaaatttcaaattcagtATTCCCAAAGCGATTTCTAAACATGGATGcaatttagaaattataacTTGTAACTTGCATACGTTATTTTTCGTTTCGCTATGATCGTCTAATTGTGTATATCAAAATATGTTCCCACATAGAGCATTTCCTTGGTTTTATGGATCTAAGTGTCTATAAATTGGTTTATCTTTGCCAGAATTCTcattatttatacttatacgaCTAAACATATGTAATAAGCACACGATAGTATTGCAATTGGGAGAAGAGCCCGCCGTCACTACTTTAGACAACCAAGTTATGCAAAACTGGTTTTGGGCGCTTCcagtagtagttgttgttgttgtagcagcataaacgttccccatacatatatggggaatgctgctgaagtgacagtccttggccggatataaatccggtcgTTCCGGgaatgtagaaccgactgtcgtgggaacgggcGCTTCCAGTCTTGTCAGGCGCCATCTGACGTTTGCATGGCAAAGTGTGACATATCTTATCATAAACGATTATTCTTTACAATTTGTGTTGTGACTTAACAAGGCAAGAATGCATGGACGAAATGAAAACTTCATACGGCGAAAAAGTACCATAACACACTGGTACAATGAAGTTACGCGGGATCGCTGTTCGCTCACCGACCTTTTCCCAAGGGAAGGTCGTCCAACAATCTTTACTGCGCCCGAAAACATCGATGCTGTGCGGGAAATGATTAAGCAATATCGTTGTCATATACCGCGAGATTGAAGCATCCTTAGGCATAAATATGACGACAATCAAAAGGATTTGGCATTATCGCCTTGTGGTAGAAATTGTGTTTTCGTGTTTGTTGGAACGCACACAATCTAAAAAACAAAGACCTGGAAACGCGTCCAGTCAcatgcttcgaaaattggttcaaacgaatACATTCATCtgattgatatttttaaaaattttgtaaaagaataaaaccgtttttaatatttatttttccagtTCGGCCAGAATTGTAAAGAGCAACCCTCGTATAGCTTCTCCACGCAGACATgtgatgcatgtatgtatatatgtgacgCACAATGTGGAGTATTCCATCATTATTGTATGTGCCGAGTTGCTTGGACAGGTGACGTAGTTATTTCAGAACTTAAAATCAAGAAGTTCGTTTTTTAACGGAACACAATTAGGCTACTATTATCCACACATATCTATAAATGTTGATTCACCACTTACCACTTTTAGACTGTTCGTCAATTGTCTCCATTTTGCTCTTATAAtctaagtatattaaaaaatattttacgagtattttttatttggatttgttgtttttcaaatggcgtaCAGTAGTATAAATATAACTCCGAAATCGCACAGTAAATGTCGTATCCAGAAACTCATAAACATTagcgttggttggttggctgtgCACACTACAGCACCAGCTGTTACCCCGCGGACGATATCTTTCGTAGCGTAGATGGAAAACCGACACACACCAGGCGCTTAGAACTACCAATATTTTGTAGTGAACAAATTGTTGTGTATTGAGTATAAAAAcctcatttcaaaatatttgcaccATAAATTGATTCACTACACTTCACTGTAAcactttttcgatattttttgctGCTGCGCGAACAGCTTCAAGGGCGCGCAAAATCTTCCTGCCTTTTGTTCTTGCCCGTATGCGAAAATCCACAGTTTACATTCAGATAAACTTTTCgggttgtttttttcttttttatttttactttttcaatttgtcacatatgtaagtactttttctaattttttatcgcACTCACACTACAAATAATGGAAAGAGTCCTCATTTTGCGTTTCCAACTAAGAAAATCACTTTTCGCCGTTGTATACGCAAAATTCCAAaatgagtaaaattaaatatgaaaaataacaatGACGCTGCGCGACGATAAAATTTAAGCGACTGCGACAGCGACACCAACACCAACGACAACGACAACTACGGCGCgaaataatgcaaaatcaaAACTCAACGGACGCATAAACGTCACTTATGTGAGGTTAGGCTGTGTTTACTTGGCTCTAATGGTGCCAAAAGTAAATGACGCTACAGTTTTATTACCATTCGGCATGAACGCATATCTTGTGCATGCAGTGCTAATTTCCCACAGATGTCGTACCTTTTTCCCAATGAGTCTTTTGTGCATATGTTCATTTTCCCAGTCGGCATTTCCTCAAAAAGCCAGTTAGGGGCGTTTTTCAGTGCTAATTTAACTGAATTTCAGCATGTAAAATTGAACCTTTAAACTTGGTCTAACCGGAAAAAGCAAAGTTAAGCCCGTACTGAAAAGCAGACCCCGATATGGAGGAACATCGCATAGAAAGATATTCCGTTGATACACTATGGTAttctagaaataaataaaactaacaatgcaagacttaatttattttaaataaacttacaaTAATAGTAAAATAGTTAATATACTTTAGTTTCCTAATCACAGCGAGATTTTAGCAAGCTCGATATTCGTATCATAGGATCACGCACCCGGTTATTATGTGTCACTAGCGCGAACAGTACATCAATGCAGCAATACGTCAAACAGTGTCAATGACAGTTCCTCAATACTTCCATCAGTAGATTATATTTGTTGGTCAATGCTTCAACTCCTACAGGAGTGATTATATTTCCTAATTTTTCATTAAGTAAAAAACTTCACCTCTAATTCAATACATCCGTTTCCGCCCGCCTTATCAAAAAGTGTAACAGTTACAATTCGAAATGCTAGCGCCAGATAAGTATCTCTCTCCAATGAAGCAAATGACGGGTGCGGAGGAAAATCGTCACTTTTTGCGAGCATTCATTCACACTTATCGCGATCTGCCAGTTCTATGGGATACTTCACTCCGGGATTACACTAATCGCGATAAGCGCGCAGAGGCGTACGAGCAACTTGTACCAATTTATCGTTACCTTAAACGAGATGCAAACGTTGAAGATGTAAAGAAGAAGATTAACACGTTACGCACCAACTATCGCAAAGAATTGAAAGTGGTGGAAAGCGCTCGTCGCAATGGTACCATACACCATCCACGTTGCTGGACGTTTCACGAATTAGATTTCCTGCGCAACACCGAGAAATTTTTGGCAGTTAATCCAAGCACGCGTGGAGATTCTTTCTCCGCCTTTAGTGAAAACTCACAAACACAGGCTTCATTTATGGATACACCAACGTCCAGTTACAATTTTCGCACAATGATGGGCGTGGGCACGTTGCAATCGCCACCCAGTATCACCGAAATGTTCCATAAATCTTTtggaaattctcaaaaattggAGCCAGAGCAAACTCCCCCTCCACCTGCCTCACAGGTATCGACAACAAATGCAGCGTCGAACGGACAAACTGCAAATTCAGCAGAATACAACCATGCTGGACAACAATCGGGAACGGTAACAAGTTCTGCGAAGCGGTCGCGTTTCTCACCGACAAGCGCTTCAGGCACATCTAGCCAAACCCCAGATGAGCTACTTAGCATAGCATGTGATTATCTTTCGAGCACCTTTCCTGAAGAGGAATCAATCGCACGTACCTGGACTCATAAGCTGAAACGTTTACAACGCGAACAGCGCTTGTTGGCTGAGAAATTTATCAATGAAATACTCTTTGAGGCGGAATCGGGCACATTGCATCGTGGCTCAGTTCATGTTAATAGTTTTGAACCATTTGTCCGTTTTGAAGAGCAATCGGGTAATGACCAAGAACAGGCCAAATCACAGAGTCCCAGCGTGCACACATCCACGTCAACAATACCACTCGATAGTGAAATCAAGTCTATTTCAAATGCCGGTACTTCTGAAAATGCTAATCCGGGAAGTTCCGTCAATGAGAGAGGATATGAAAATTACCAGAACTAAATAtgtagtttaatattttataagtattttttaagtcaACAGTGTATGTACGTGGTACATTGCGTTTCTATATTAattataaagttttgaattcgTTATTGAACTTTAAATCGTAAAACGTGAGTCAAAGTGTTAACATGGTttcagtaaataaaatagagGAATAAATCTGTGTTGGTCATATTAGtttgtatttacatttatacatgaataaaatttagggatttttaactaattattcatttattctaaTGACTAGTATATTCAAGTACAAATTGGCAAGTATTTATATGGGTGatgaagttgaaaaaattagtttttgtttaactaatggtaaaaaaatattttacaataaatgcaCTCGCTGTGCTTTTCAATTCACGCGTTGATAATTTGTCACACTGCGGGCACACCACACAAATGGTGATGCTGCGGCAAATAATAAACTAGCCCCAATCATTGGACGATGCAAAATCCAGGCGATCGATGCGATGATCAAAGCAAATGAAAGTGATAACATAAGGTTGGCGCCAACGGGAAACTGTGGATCAGGCGCCAACACTGCCAGGAAACTAATACGACTTACTGCAACCAAAAAGGATGTAATTATCAAATGGATAATGCAAAATCGAAGAAGAATAATTCTTTAAGTCACCAAACTTACAAATAATGTGCAACAACGTAGATGTGCAGGTAACACCGAAGAACACCAACACCCAACCCATAAGGCGATAGCCCCACGTAGTAAGTCGTTGTGCATGATGCTCCTGTTTAAAAACTTCCGCAAGACTAAGTTCTCCACTGTATACGAGCAGGATATCCACGCCCCGACTCGTGCGATACGGCagtattttgttatttaccaGTTTTCCTACTACCGTATactaatatattacaaaaacagaaATTCATATTAAGTCACCTATACAAGCCCGAAAATTCTATGTTTTTAATCAGACTCCTCACCATTTCCCCCTCCATTCCGGCAAATGAGAAGAGCAAACGTATGTCGCCTATTTCAGGATTGAAAACGTCGTTCGAGTGGTAATAAAGTCCCAAATGCATTTTGATCGTGGGATCATCCGGTCTTGTATCCGACGTTAATTCCACATAGTTTGTAAACTTATTCTTGATTTCGTTACCCAACTCATATTTGCCAATGAATACTGCATCGGCAACTTGGGTTTGACTTTCAATCGGTAAACTTTTAGGATTTTGGTGACCagtttgtatgtaaaaattacGTGAGTCAATTAATTTGTCACGCCAGTCCGTATAGTAATAGTACGAACGACTTTCTGTTTGTACAGATGCAACACTCTCGCCATAATTGTGCTCTctacaaaataaattagaaaaacatgctatattttttagatttagtCGCAAACCCATATTAttgtcagaaatacacttacACTGTTTCTTCCACCCATTGAAACATTTGTACCCGACGCTTCAACTTGACAGACAGCACTTGGATATTGTAGTCTGGTTCTGTTAGTGGTTCACCAATCACTATAGGCCCAGTCATATGCACTATCCGACCATTGTAATTGTAGTCTAACTCCTCATCTGATCCCAGGGTGATTGCATCATCCAGCGCTTCGTCTAGTGATAAGATTGTGTGCACCGCTCGTCCCTGTGAATTGCAAAATACCAATAtgtattttagctttttttatgctgaaaacttAATGTGAcctaacagcaacaacatactTCATTCCAGGAGAGGACGTAGAATCCGCCAATTAAAAGTATGCAACCAAAAGTGGCTATTAGCCAATTCGACCGATATGATTCCACCAGCGACATTGTTAATCACTTTACAAGCAATTGGTTTGTGTTAATACACGGAAATTAAATTTCCTAAAACCGAAAGTGCTgcaaaaaataacatttaactTTCCTAGGGCGAACGTCGAATAAATATGCGTGTTTACCTTTTTACAGCTGTTAACACCAGATTGGCGAAGAGTATATTTCGGTACAAAGAGAACGAAGAGCGAGCAAGTAAAGAAACGAAAACTGGTAGATGTTTGCACGTAACTACTAAAtcgcaagaaaaaacaaatcagctgtctTTGGTTATTTTCACCTTGTATTGTACAATCCatagtaaaaattttctcagCTGGTTGTCAAAAAATGCCCACAGCTGAAATCATCTAATTCAAACGCTCTTATAGGTAACATGGttgtaaaaaaaagataaatttcaCAGAAAATCGTATCATAAAGTGTAAAAAATGACATTATTATAGCTAAAAatcaaaataccaaaattattttatcactagcttaaaaaaattaattgtagcaATATCCAAGACCTATTCATAACACACATATTTcatttaagattaaaaggtgtATTCTCGAGTGGCAACAAAATTTACCTTTCACTGAGCGCCAATATAAAAAGTGAATGGAtaaattaacgttctctggcacGTATTTTAGAGAAAAGTAAGGAAAACACAGCAAGTAAACAGATGTTTAACAGCTGATGACGTATTTAAATATAGACGTACGTATGTAGTGGCCTCGCGAGAAAATGTTTGGCTTTCCAcaagaattataaaatttattgtattttcagaCTTTCGCTAAAATATTCCgatttaagggggaacaccactgtgtttttcaaaaaaatcgattttttttttgcattttcttaaagtacattattcaaaaatatgtaaaaaaattttgacttaaaattttgaaaattgacgaagttagACCCAATACAATAAATGTAGGTCGTGAGTTACgaccaatgaaaactttaaacgcgtttttctcaaaacgacttttctgaacacggtggtctcgatttctcgaagacttattaaccgattttaattttttttttttaatttttgtacatgtactggctacagtcgtacatagccgtttttaaaaattccaaaaatgtatattttttcaagcatttcgaaaacaaaaaaaggataaaaacaaaaactcatttttcaaacctgcaccattttctcaaaacaaaaaaaaaccgccgattaagaatttttttgtttttttgctttcagatgatttttcgccgCTGTATCGTGGCCACCAAGGTGCACCAGGTCACCTTATGACGTCATTgcgttaatattaataacaattgtgattttttatatttttaaataaaaatttgggtcAGTAtagttgaaaatttgttaaataaattataatttgtccgatcctcaaataatcatccctacttataaaaaaaattcatgaaaatcacttaattttcacgcgtttACAGTGGTGTTTCCCCTTAAAAGTACTTTCAAGCATCAGCCTAGAAGAATTTAAGCTTAAAAggattcaaaataataagaCTTTCGGTGAtactttcttaatatttttctgaaattatttggcgaaagtcttaaaatataaccCTAATGGAAAcagtactaattttttttttttttttgatggagAATGGTGCATCCTAATGTATAttcatacatttatacatacttatttatattccAGTGCACAAAACAATTAATTGAATCAATAAAATTGTCGATCATGGATGTGCCGACAGCTGAAAAACTTGCAACGCTAGCCTTTCAACAATTTAAGTTATTACCAAAAACCGGAAAACCTTCTGCCAGTGAATGGACAATTTTTTCGTCAATTCTGTTGCACAGTGCGGCTGAAGAGAAGACTGAAGTGATATCAATAGGATGTGGCACCAAGTGTATAGGTAAAAGTAAACTTTGCAGCCACGGCTTCATCCTGAACGACTCCCATGCAGAAGTGCTGGCTAGACGTGCTTTACTACGTTACATTTACTACCAATTGAAGCAAGCTTTAGTAAGtgatttatgtatttttcaatGGGATTCTGAAAACTTAGTATTTCGACTACGGCCAAGCCTTAGTTTTCATTTCGTTAGCACACAGACACCCTGCGGAGATGCTTGCATACACCAAAATACAAGCGTGAACTCCACCACTCATCATAATCATGAAAATACTGATGGACCAACTGCTACAAAAAggacaaaaattgaaaataatatctcAAGTGAAACTGCCAAGTCTGCTGACAACGTAGGATCTGCTCTAGATGCGTCTGCTGATAATGCCATCTATACTGGTGCAAAACTAATTGGCTTAGATGATCAGCAGGATGCCATGCTGCAAAAAATAGGCGCGGTGCGTACAAAACCGGGGCGTGGCGACCGCACACTTTCCATGTCGTGTAGCGATAAATTAGCGCGATGGAATGTGCTTGGCGCACAAGGAGCGCTGCTGGATTCCCTACTTGCAGAGCCTATCTACTTCAAATCACTTAACTTTTGTGGTAACCCTCACAACGAACCAGCTATAAGACGTGCCATCTATGAGCGTTTTATTGATAGACATTTTACTtcttgtaaatataaaattcaaaagccAGAAATTCGCTTTGTTCCGGGAATTACGTTTGATTATGCTGAGGATAATGACCGGCGGAATCCATCACCTACTGGACTTTCCTGGTGTAATATTGATGAACATTTAAAGTAGGTTATTTGTGTATTATGAATGATTTTcactattatatatttatatgcattttcGGACAGACCTTATGAAATATCTGTAAATGGCAAGCGGCAAGGTGTCACCAAAAAACGAATGAACACTCCACAGGCCGCCCTTAAAATTGCCAAATATCATCTCATGAATGAATTTGTAGAACTATTAAGGTTGGAACCGAAGTTGGCGGAAAAATTTCAGATCAATCAAAATCAACTTTCCGAAATGAAATACAACCAATTTAAACAACTAGCAAATGACTATCAAAGCACATGGGCACtggcaaaacaaatttacttTCAACAATGGACGCAAAAACCTCCAAGTTTGTTGGCATTTTGTTTGACTGCAGAAGAaacataaatgcaaaaaaatgtgttcaagGGTACCTGAAAAGTTAATCGAAGGGTAAAGACATTAGACTAGTATGCAATTTGTGTTAGTAGATCAGTGCTATTTTTATAACGTCATGCATTAATGTTGTACCTGTGTATGCTGTAGGAAGTATGTAGTTATGATTGAAACACATatttgaaagtgaaattttcttaattcatttatttataagtataagtCCGCTATATATTGatggtatatgtgtatataagagtaaatatgtatgtatgtattgtatatggaggatttttatgcaattctataaagaatatttacaatttttgcttaCAATCAATCCGACacagtgttttgtttttcttcaaatagttcttgaaagtaaataattcaagttattaatttttatttccatataAGCTAAATGCGTAAAAATGTGATGTTAAGCGTTGTAGAAATGATAGAAAACCATCGCATATCAAACAAAAGTTTGTCTTCCAACCTTTCATAGCTCAAACTCAAAATTATAAGTATTTAATTTAGCCCAAAACAATGCGCAAGACTGAGttaatttctaatttcaattgataaatgcatatttttgttattgtactaCTTAAATACATTCCGCGAAGTTCAATTAAAGACACCTTGCTTTTCCTTAagaacatttgaataaaaactCTGAAGCACATGCATTTTTCTACGTTGTGTAGTTTACAAGGCGTctgacaaataaaaaattctttagttaaaattattaaaaaaaaccaaacgtgAATTCGTTTAAAGGCACAGCttcgtaaacaaaaaaaaattgtttagaaagCGCATGGGAAATgtgtataatataaaaataatagtagatccaatttccaaatttgttTATCACTTCAAAAGCTTGAGATTTACATCCTTCCACTCCAACGGCATTACTCAATCATGtacgtttatgctgctacaataacaaccatTTCTTCATAACGAAGTTGCGTAGCACTTCTAAGATCTGATACTTACGACGGAGCACATGCTTCGATCGGATGGAAGTCCAGGCGCCGTGATTGCCCCTCTATTACTTGAATCTGCTTATCCTGGAGCCAACTTCGGATAGCGCGTGACGCAAGTATGGCAGTATTAACTTGCTGAAATATGGACGCTTCATATagtaaattcaacaaatttatgtAGCCGTCGGAGTTCATACGTTTGGTATTTCGAACATGGGTGTTCTGTTACGATAACCTAACCAACCCAACCCCTCAAACAACAACTTCATACCAAAGATTCGCTTAGTATAAAAACACTCAGGACTCTGCAAATCATACCAGTAGTA is from Anastrepha ludens isolate Willacy chromosome 4, idAnaLude1.1, whole genome shotgun sequence and encodes:
- the LOC128862115 gene encoding uncharacterized protein LOC128862115; amino-acid sequence: MLAPDKYLSPMKQMTGAEENRHFLRAFIHTYRDLPVLWDTSLRDYTNRDKRAEAYEQLVPIYRYLKRDANVEDVKKKINTLRTNYRKELKVVESARRNGTIHHPRCWTFHELDFLRNTEKFLAVNPSTRGDSFSAFSENSQTQASFMDTPTSSYNFRTMMGVGTLQSPPSITEMFHKSFGNSQKLEPEQTPPPPASQVSTTNAASNGQTANSAEYNHAGQQSGTVTSSAKRSRFSPTSASGTSSQTPDELLSIACDYLSSTFPEEESIARTWTHKLKRLQREQRLLAEKFINEILFEAESGTLHRGSVHVNSFEPFVRFEEQSGNDQEQAKSQSPSVHTSTSTIPLDSEIKSISNAGTSENANPGSSVNERGYENYQN
- the LOC128862116 gene encoding transmembrane protein 43 homolog; amino-acid sequence: MSLVESYRSNWLIATFGCILLIGGFYVLSWNEGRAVHTILSLDEALDDAITLGSDEELDYNYNGRIVHMTGPIVIGEPLTEPDYNIQVLSVKLKRRVQMFQWVEETVEHNYGESVASVQTESRSYYYYTDWRDKLIDSRNFYIQTGHQNPKSLPIESQTQVADAVFIGKYELGNEIKNKFTNYVELTSDTRPDDPTIKMHLGLYYHSNDVFNPEIGDIRLLFSFAGMEGEMYTVVGKLVNNKILPYRTSRGVDILLVYSGELSLAEVFKQEHHAQRLTTWGYRLMGWVLVFFGVTCTSTLLHIILSRISFLAVLAPDPQFPVGANLMLSLSFALIIASIAWILHRPMIGASLLFAAASPFVWCARSVTNYQRVN
- the LOC128862012 gene encoding tRNA-specific adenosine deaminase 1, giving the protein MVHPNVYSYIYTYLFIFQCTKQLIESIKLSIMDVPTAEKLATLAFQQFKLLPKTGKPSASEWTIFSSILLHSAAEEKTEVISIGCGTKCIGKSKLCSHGFILNDSHAEVLARRALLRYIYYQLKQALVSDLCIFQWDSENLVFRLRPSLSFHFVSTQTPCGDACIHQNTSVNSTTHHNHENTDGPTATKRTKIENNISSETAKSADNVGSALDASADNAIYTGAKLIGLDDQQDAMLQKIGAVRTKPGRGDRTLSMSCSDKLARWNVLGAQGALLDSLLAEPIYFKSLNFCGNPHNEPAIRRAIYERFIDRHFTSCKYKIQKPEIRFVPGITFDYAEDNDRRNPSPTGLSWCNIDEHLKPYEISVNGKRQGVTKKRMNTPQAALKIAKYHLMNEFVELLRLEPKLAEKFQINQNQLSEMKYNQFKQLANDYQSTWALAKQIYFQQWTQKPPSLLAFCLTAEET